The Bacteroidales bacterium sequence GAACATTTCGCGGAGCGGCCACCTACCTGAGCGAATATTGTACCGTATTTCCGACAGCTTTTTTCAACGAGTTCGAAGCATTACAGTCGTTGAATATAGAATTTCCGGACTTTTACCTACATCCGCTGGCTATGGTAACTACTCCGTATGATCTTGCATTCAACCGTGCATTGTCGATGATTACGGGACACGGTACCTGTGGTGTTGGGTTCGGAACTACCTTACAACGTAATGAAGATTTTTATCATCTCTATGTGAATGACCTGTTGAATCCATACATGACTGATACAAAGATGTCCATGATCAGACGTTATTACGACGAAAAGGTCCGTTCGCTCAACATCAGTTCACGTATCACGTACGAGAATGAACTGGAAACGGCCATGAATCAATGGAATGAGTCGCTTTCCTTCTTCTCCGGTTTTGTGAAAGTAAAAAAGTTATCTGATATAGAACACCGTTTTGAACACTATATTTTCGAAGGATCCCAGGGAATATTGCTCGACCAGCATTTCGGTTTCTTTCCACATGTTACCCGTAGCAATACCACGTCGATCAATGCATTGGAAATGATTAGAAAAAGTCCCGTGCTGAGTAAAGAAGTGATAAGCACTTACTATGTGAGTCGCTGCTATCAGACACGGCATGGAAACGGCCCTTTTCCCGATACGGAAACGGTTGAACTGGTCAACCTGCATACAGAGTCGAACCATGAAAATGACTGGC is a genomic window containing:
- a CDS encoding adenylosuccinate synthetase, which encodes MIDIVLGTAFGDEGKGQCVHSLATSDSLVIRFSGGHQCGHTAVTEQGLRHIFSQFGAGTFRGAATYLSEYCTVFPTAFFNEFEALQSLNIEFPDFYLHPLAMVTTPYDLAFNRALSMITGHGTCGVGFGTTLQRNEDFYHLYVNDLLNPYMTDTKMSMIRRYYDEKVRSLNISSRITYENELETAMNQWNESLSFFSGFVKVKKLSDIEHRFEHYIFEGSQGILLDQHFGFFPHVTRSNTTSINALEMIRKSPVLSKEVISTYYVSRCYQTRHGNGPFPDTETVELVNLHTESNHENDWQGIFRIARLDFGLLQHALNCDIIQNDMGRKILIVTCLDQLKESELFMQEFHQSRIEQLFDEVHFKDRPDWE